The Arachis ipaensis cultivar K30076 chromosome B10, Araip1.1, whole genome shotgun sequence DNA window AAATATGGTCGGAGTCTTTTGGCTGAGAAGACAATGGCTATGGCAAGTTTCTCAATGCTCAGATATCGAAGCTCAACATTCTGTAATGTTTTACTGGTAAAATAGATCGGGAACTATTTCTTTTCCCTTTCTGCAACAAGAGCGGAGCTTATAGCCCAGTTAGTGACagataaatataagaataatggTTCCCCTTATAGGGGGGTTTGTAAAATTGGTGGTTTCGAAAGAGTTTCTTTAATAGTTGTAAATGCTTGTTCACATTCATCAGTCCATTGGaaagcttttttcttttttaaagtttGGAAAAAACATAAAGATTTAGAAGCTAGGCAAGGTAAGAATCTAGAAAGTGCAGCAAGTTTCCCTGTTAACCGCTGGACTTCCTTGATGGTGTGTGGACTTGTCATGTCTAAAATAGCTCGATATTTTTCTGGATTTGCCTCAATACTTCGGCTAGTgagcatgaagccgaggaatttACCGCTCTGAACCTCAAATGCGCACTTTTCGGGATTTAATCGCATGTTGTATTTTCTTAGCTGTCCGAAGATTTCTGTTAGGTCATCAAGGTGATTATTGCCGATCTTTATCTTGGTGACCATATCGTCGACATACACCTCAATGTTCCTGCCGATTTGTTTGGCGAAGACTTTGTCCATTAGACATTGATATGTCGCACCTGCATTCTTAAGGCCAAATGGCATGAGTTTATAACAATAGTTTCCGTATTCAGTAATAAAGGCTGTCTTATTTTGATCGGATGGATGCATTtggatctggttataaccagaatatGCATCATGAAGCTGAGTTTTTCAAAACCAGAGGCATTGTCAACTAAACAATCAATAGAGGGCAAAGGGTAGGAATctttggggcatgctttgttgagatcggtgaaattaacacacatgcgccatttaccgttaTATTTTTTAACCATGACGACGTTCGCCAGCCATGTTGTGAATCTGATTTCTCGGATGAAGCCCGCGTTGATGAGCTTCTTGGTTTCTTCTAGGGAAGCTTGTTTCCAGTCGTGGCCAAGATTTCTCTTTTTCTGTGCCACAGGTCGGACAGATGGTCTAACGCTAACTTGTGTGATATGATGGATGGATCGATGCCTGGCATATCAGCTGGGGTCCAAGCAAACATGTCGGCATTTTACTGTAAGAATGCTCGAAATGATGATTTTTCTTCTGAGGATAATGTTGAGCCGACGTATGtgaatttttttgtgttttctgtGAAATAGATTTTATGCAGGTCTTCTGTTGGGGTTGGCCTTTCCAGTGTTCCCGCTCTGGGATCAAGGTCGGCCAACATGTGTTGGTCGTTCATGTTGCCGATGTTGTGAACATGGGCTTTTGTGTTTTGGTTAGGTCTTTTGAGACTATTGTTGTAGCACTCCCTGGCTTCCCGGGCATCACTGTGAATGGTTGCAATTGTGTTATCCTGCAAAAGGAACTTAacacaaagatgaattgtagagACTATAGCACCGAACTTATTTAAGAAAGGTCGACCAAGTATTAAATTATAAGGACTAAAACAGTCAACAACCAAGTATTGAATATCTGAAGTTTTTGACGAGGGAAACTCACTGAGTGTGGTGTGTAACCACACAGAGCCCATAACCAGGACTCTCTCACCTGAGAAACCTACCAGGTCTCCAGTAGAAGGTTGGAGGATGTTGCTGCTCAATTTCATCTTCTGGAATGTGGAGTAAAATAGGACATCGGCACTGCTCCCAGGGTCCAGCAACACCTTTTTTATTAGGAGATCTCCAAGTTGCAGGGAGATTACGACCGGGTCATCGAGATTTGCTGTACTGTTGTTATGATCGGCTATCTGAAATGTTATCTGCGGGGAATGTGGTAGTGTCTGCTGTTGAATTTGATCGGTATTGATGGAAAGCATAGCTCGGTAAGATCTCTTTCTTGCCGAGCTTGTGGCTCCTCCACCTGAAAAACCTCCGTAAATACAGTTAATTATACGTGTTGGTTGTTCAGGATGGTTGTTGTTTGGTCGGTCTTTATCTCGGTCGTGTTGTGTGGCCGAGCTTTGGTCTCCAAAGGGGGTGTTCGCCGCTGTATGTGGCCGCCGATATATTTATCCAGGTGACCTTGCCGAGCTAGTCGCTCCAGTAAATCTTTGGCGATAACACAGTCGTCGGTAGTGTGTCCGTGCTTCTGGTGGAAAGAGCAGTATTTTGATCGGTCCGTGCCTTTTGAATCTGGGTAACTGCCGGCTCTTCTTGGTGGCTTGATTAATTTTGAATTCAAGATTTCCTTGATGATATCGTCGTGCTTAGTGTTGAATTGAGTGTAGGACTCATATCGCGAAGTCGGTTTGAAGTTCTTCTTTTTGTCTCGAGGTCTGTCGTCATCTCTGTAgtgagacttttctgttttttgagCTTGCCGGAGTTCCTCGATGTCGATCTGTCCTTTTGCCTTTTCGCGAAACTCGGCCATAGTCTTAGGTTTGGCCACAGCAATAGTTTCCTGGAATTTTCCTGGTCGCGATCCGCTTTTTATGGCGTGTAGTTCCACCTTGGGGTGGAGGTCGGGTATACTTATGGCTATCTTTGTGAAGCACGTCATGTAGTCCTTAAGGCTTTCGTGCTGGCCTTGCTTGATTGTGTTCAGGTAATCGGAGTCATGTAGGTAGATGGCCGATCCGGCAAAGTGCTCCTCAAAGGGCTTTGATATGTCTCGAAATCGAGAAATAGAACCTGcaggcaaagaacaaaaccaatcaagtgcaggaccgtccAAGTAAGATGGAAAGCAACGACATAAAACTTTATCAGATGCaccgtttactatcattatgGAGGTGAAATTCTTGATGTATTTCTTCGGGTCACCTAACCCATCATAGGGAGTTAGGGTGGTCGGCAGAGTAAACCTCCGGGGTAGCACGAAGTTCATCACCTCGGCCATGAATGGTCCAGGGGAGCTTTCCTGATCGTCATTCTCGTTGTCTTGCCGAGCTTCCTCATTATGCTCGGGTTGCTCCTCTTCATGCTGAGCAGTGTCTGAGACATGTGTTGGCCCTGACTGCTGCTCGGCTTCTTCTGTTCGTTCTTGCCGATCATTGTTGTTTTCGATTCGGGTGTTATTCAAGTTGGCAATTTGCCGTGCCATTCTTTGGTTCTCCTCGGTCATGCGCTGGTTGGCTTGCTGTAACTCAGTCACCATATGAAGGAGTTCGAATGGCGTGGGTGGAAGTCGTTCAGCCATGACTCAGGCGAGAATCTCGAGGCCGATGATATATGGAAGGGATTATATTCTCGGCCCACgatgggcgccaattgttcttgtatggatacctggaggAAGAGCTCGGTCACTGGGAATCATCGCCGAGTTGTTATCTTCGGTACCGACCTTTGAGCTTTATGGTAATCCGAGCTTTACTCCAAGAGGATGTCCAATCGCgtagagctttgagcaagaaacaggGAGGAGTGTACCTACAAAGGCACTCCGAAACTTAagtcagtattgagaattcaatgtgttCTTTTAGGATGGAAGATCATACCTTTTATGGCTAGAGATGTGCAGGGCGGTTATGCTTCTGCTTTATTGCCTGTATTAAAGAGCAATAATAAGGGTGAGATGTCAGTTTGGACGTTTCACAATTGGAAAACAGTCCGTTAAGATGACTTGTAACGTAAGTGGCCGATTAATGACATTGATTGCCAATTAATGACTGTAGTGCCGAACTATAACGCCAGCTTTCTGAATAATAACTTGAATAATGCCGAGTTATGAATGAGTAAGCCGATTTATGATGTTGGATTTGTAACGGCCGGATCACATCCTATGgccatatataaataaataaataagatgtaCTAGGCTGGCAGTGCAATTAGGGGTGGTAACATACACCCTGTCCGCGGGTATTCAACCCGACCCCAGTCGGTCGGAtagggttgccaacccgatcTGCAGCTGGTAGGATAGGGTAGGGATGTTAATGGGGTAGGGCGGGGGCGGGGAATTCCTCCCTTCTCCCCATCCCCACCTCCAGATTTGCTCTTCGTCCCCATCCCCATTTCTCATAGGGCCCATTTTTCGCGGGGTCCCCATTCCCCATCTATCTGATAgttttaactaattattaatttttatatgaatAGAGCTCCAAGCATCCACCATATATAAAAACAGCAAGATTTTATATAAAAAGTCTAAATGACAAGATGGTGACTTCTTACGAAATGACACAGTGGGAAACACAACGGTGAGCTAGAGGACAGAGCAGTGGACGGGGTGGGAGACGTGGCAACAGAGAGAAAAATGAATACAATGGTAGAGTTATGGAAAGGAATGTCGCAAATAAAGAGCACGACGCGATGAGGGTGATGGCATGGTGAGGTGTGACGAAGCAGTGAGAAGGGAGAGTAGCGAGCGGGTGGCTGCAAAGAGGTTGGATGGAATATGGACAGTGTTAGGGATCTCTGAATTAAAGAAGTGTTATTCAAATGAGAATTAGGAGTTTTGGatttatatgtgtgtgtgtgtgacggGGATTAGCGGAGACGGGGCGGAGATCCCCGTTCGGGTCCCCGCGCTTGCCTCGGGGTAATTTTGTCCGCCGTCCCCATCTCCGCGGGAAAATTCCTCACAGTCGGATCCCCATTCGGGACAGTCCCCGCAAGAATCCCCGCGTCTCGGGGAGTTTTTCCATCCCTAGGATAGGGTGCAGATAGGATTCTCGTGCTGGTCGaatagggtgcgggttgagcctcaaccctacccgaccaattCGCaccttatatatgtatatgttatgtACTTATGTAAAAATATGTTTCAAGTGATTATTGAAttaaagacctctcactaaatgtaAAAAATCCTTAGCCactaaaaaaatcattaattaataatttaatattttttttacataaaattatttctattttaaattatcatcaagttatataataatgttgcatcTTTTTTGTAACCTGCGGGTAAGATCGGATACTCATAAGTTAAGAATGGGTAGGAttagggttgagatattctcaacccACAGGTATGATaaggttgagtttatataaaaatcttaaTCCGCGAATAGAGTTAAGGTTGACTCCAAACTCTAACCTACATACCCATTGTCACCTCTAAGTGCAATGCACTCATTAGGGtgtaaagataaataataaatagatcaAATTGCAATTTCTTTCCAACCCAAAAACATATACTTTGTAATCAAATACTCTAAAGCATGGAAAATTATTAGCAATTGGCTGCTAAAGTATAACTTGCAGCATTAAAAAAAGATTTCACATTAACTAATCTGTTACTAATTCCTTTACTTAAGTGCGTGGTAGCGTTCAATCTCCCTCTCTTGTGCATAAAAAGTATTTTATAGTCacctttgtaatttttaattagattagaGAATAAGATTATTAATCAATGCTATCAATGGTGAAtgcttaaggaataaaaaaaaatattcacatTTACTCATTAGTACAATTGCAATTGATTTACCAATTaagatttgtttgattatttTACCTTTTTATTACTTCAAACTTTTTTCacaaaattcttaaaaataaataatatttttacgaAAATTGTGCCATGTTTATGGACAATTtagtatataattaaattttaaattgcacactttagttttaattaatttatattattcttaaaattttaagaatatTTTTCATCAAACGTNNNNNNNNNNNNNNNNNNNNNNNNNNNNNNNNNNNNNNNataaaaaaaatttaaataaatttattataagacaattaaatttcaaaaatattattataaaataaattaatttttcttatcAATTGAATAATTTATCAAAAAACTTATACATTAATAAAAGTTTATTAAAGACCTAAGTACTAAAGTTCTTTAGAATCAAGGgtgttttgttaaaaaaaatatattttctttatcGCAGATCTAAACTTCATTTAAAGATTTGTTATTGATCGATCAGTTACTGCATGTATAAGGTAGAATTTAAACTTCTAACACTTACTAAAATAGATTAAGGAGTTAATTATTAGACCAatctaaattaattaaattttattttattttttttgttagggttaaattttatttatttattattattatttttttggtcaGAGACCTGGGCCACCAACCTGCCCAGATCCGAAACAGAAAACCTATTTCCAATCCGATCCGAATTTCACTTGCAGGTGCTCCCCTTGGCAAATCAGTCGTCCTCTTCTGTTCACCATAACAACACCCAATCGTCCTCGCATTCCTCGCCGGCACGACCTCGCCGTCCTCCCATTGCCATAACAACACTTAGTCTATAATGATTGTTCGTAGGATGAGGCCCCAATTATTTACAGTCATACTCTTTTCCCCTCTTTTTGGACTAGGATAGGGGGCCCAACCCAACCAAAAAATAAGCATGTAAGTTTTATCAAGAGAGTGAACAACTAACTCTACTCTTTACgttcgaaaaaaagaaaaatctctCTTCTTTCATTTAAGACTCGtccaagaacaaaaaaaaaaaagagactcGTCCAAACACAGTCTTCTTTCTTAGGACTGGGCCAACAAGGTTCCTTTGGAATCGGGCATTGCATTCTCATTGGTCAAGTCTTTACTTGACAAAACAGGGCTTTATATTGGCTCAATAGGCTAAAAAAGAAACAACACTTCCTTTTGGTTTGAACTTTGAACAACACACCATTGCTACTCATCGCTAATCTATTCGTCTctttaaaacccaaaaaaaataaaaaattaaataaaataagaaataagtgcctaaatatttatattttcaatagaGTGATGTTATATATACGAGTTTTTTTAGTAATTATAgtttattaacaataaaaaatattctcAAAATAATACGCTTTAGCGCACAATTTGAGCGCGGGTTGTATTTTTTACACTTTCTTAAACACACAAATTTTTGTTGGAGAGTACACAAATTTTGAAGCATAGCACACAAATTTTTGAAGCATAACATACGAAATTTTGCACATAACACAAACTTATCGATGTAAtacacaaattttcaaaacataGCACATAGGGATgaaggatttttttaaataaatgatttaattatttcaattactaaaataaataatttgtagCGTATTTACCAATTTATATCATATTTATTTATCTTGTTTAAACGgtaaacgagataattttgcatgtatctcgtttacagtataaacgagatatatgtatttataaataattaaatataagttttgaaaataataaaaaatattaaaaatttaaattagactaaacttttaaaaatagAACGTTTCAAATAATAAGGAAGATGGACGGTTTTAAATAATAGAGAAGATAAACCGTCCATTCCaaatgttgagttaagaaattaactaaattaattaatgatgacaaacattatttttgagcaaaataaataattagtgttgattaattatatctacctattaactaattgtttattgttgcagacaccaaggagagaaaaccagtgaatagaggttattgttctgagagagctctttgaagaagttcaactaactggacagtgtaacctaatcaaaggtgcattccgccagtatgaagaactgaatcagaggcttgctaatctggtttttcgtatagcacagaggctgttgatgaagtcaatctccttcatgttttactgattgtaatgttcTTTTCAACGTTTATCATTCTGTAATTTctagtgagaaaaggcattgtgagaaaactcaagtaaaagccatgagtggaaaaaggctgagtgaaacatttgagagaaaagcctagagtaattttcagatttctttaggtgtgttcatgtcttgtatcttgtacctgtgaggtatccctttcttagttgggttagcactaagaggtatagttaggtattagcatagccaatgtcaagttaggttagaacttgtgtgtgaaaggattgggtcaatcctgtgttaTTGGTGTGTGTAATATTGtttactatagtgaaattcttccatagttgtggaggagactggatgtaggttgcatagcacaaggcaaccgaaccaggatacatgctggtgttagcttttctcttctctgctgtgttctgttttctgatattcatgagacaaaaataaattgtctcataaatttctgctgctaagttaaaacagaatcagaattgcgaTTCTGTTCAAAAAGGGTAACAACAGtaattaaaaggaaggcatagattcaaccccccttctctaagcctaccacaaccttcaattggtatcaggagctaaggtctcaaagcaaaatttgctcaaagttctagcaacttagacaaattacttgcaagacaaagaccattgtttgaaaaatctggtttaggctacatagccaaggaagatgtTGTTTCTAACACatcctctataaaatttgtggcttcttcatcaaataccaaatccATACCAAACAAATCAGGTATCGGATATGTTTCAAAATGTGAAGAAAAATCTGATGAAGAATACACAAATGTAgctgagccttcaccaagaactgGTCCAAGTTCAAACCGACCAGGTTTGGGTTATATTTCGAAAAATGAGGTTGCTTTCAAGAAACCAACTTTTCACAACAAAACCTCATTCTCGAAAggcaaaaatattcaaaaaaattctggtgaaaatgcttttgcaaagaggaataactTTACTAAAAATCAGTTTGCcaaaagaaatgcatctcctccaagaaccagaaaatttcaaaaatttaatcatttcaagcaatataactcacATCAGTTTCAGCaagtaaacattatggtttagtaattgtggatgactacactaggtttggttgggttttatttcttgcacacaaaaatgaagccttttcggcctttgaacctttttgcaagaaaattcaaaatgaaaaggatttgaaaatctcaTCTATAAggagtgatcatggaactgaatttgaaaataatttgtttgaatccttttgtgaggaatttggaatatctcacaacttctcttgtccaagaacaccacaacaaaatggtgttgtggaaaaaagaaatagaagcatacaagagatgacaagagccatgctttgtgagagcaatgttccaaaattcctttgggctgaagcagTTAACACAGCTTACCACATtttaaatagaacaatcataaggaaatttttgaagaaaaccccttatgaactttggaaaggctacccaccaaacttagattacttgcacatctttggatgcaaatgttttgttctaaataacaaagaaaatttgggaaaatttgatccaaaggcttatgagtgtttgtttgtaggatattccacaactagtaaagcatatagggtttatcatcaagatgctagaattattgaagagtccatacatgttacattctgTGATACTAACTTAGtgcaaagcattttggaagatggtgatgcaggaaatcaagctcaaaatgAGGATGAAACTGCTCAGAATCATGGAAAAGAAAATTCTGGACAATTTGAACCAAAAACAGCAAAcgctgaaaattcaagagacaattccattttgtctcatgaatctgaaggaaattcTGCAGACAGCAGCACACAGAATCCCTTGGtgactgaatctgcctccaagtccaccagacctcgtgaatggagattcttgaagaattatcctgaggaatttgtcattggggacgtctctcatggagtgcaaactaggtcttccactagaaaggcaaatgaaggttcaaacattgcccttctttcacaaatagagccGCAAAACGTCAAGGAAGCCCTTAGTGACCCCTCTTGGGTTAAggctatggaggatgagcttcttgagtttgaaaagaaccaagtatggacgttggttccaaggccaaatggaaagaaagtgaccggcaccaagtggatattccggaacaagttgggagaggatggtagcattgcaaggaACAAGGCAAGGctggtggcacaaggatatgaccaagaagaaggaattgactttgatgaatcctttgcccctgttgcccgaatggaagccataagacttctcttaacttatgctgcattttgtggttttaaactataccaaatggatgtgaaatgtgcattttttaatggtgtgatagatagagaagtttATGTGGAacagcctcctggttttgaaaataaagagcattctaatcatgtttttaaattgtccaaagctctctatggtttaagacaagctcctagagcttggtatgaaagacttagctcttttcttttaaaaaatggttttcaaagaggcaccactgacacaactctatttattaagaactctaatgatttttttattctagtccaaatatatgttgatgacattatttttggatcagcaaatgaatccctttgttctgaatttggaaaactcatgacaagtgaatttgacatgagtatgatgggtgaacttaatttcttccttgggctgcaaattaaacaaactgaaaaaggtattttcattcatcaaaagaagtatgccaaggaattagttaagaaatttggtatggaaaatgccaaacccatgggaactcccatgcaNNNNNNNNNNNNNNNNNNNNNNNNNNNNNNNNNNNNNNNNNNNNNNNNNNNNNNNNNNNNNNNNNNNNNNNNNNNNNNNNNNNNNNNNNNNNNNNNNNNNNNNNNNNNNNNNNNNNNNNNNNNNNNNNNNNNNNNNNNNNNNNNNNNNNNNNNNNNNNNNNNNNNNNNNNNNNNNNNNNNNNNNNNNNNNNNNNNNNNNNNNNNNNNNNNNNNNNNNNNNNNNNNNNNNNNNNNNNNNNNNNNNNNNNNNNNNNNNNNNNNNNNNNNNNNNNNNNNNNNNNNNNNNNNNNNNNNNNNNNNNNNNNNNNNNNNNNNNNNNNNNNNNNNNNNNNNNNNNNNNNNNNNNNNNNNNNNNNNNNNNNNNNNNNNNNNNNNNNNNNNNNNNNNNNNNNNNNNNNNNNNNNNNNNNNNNNNNNNNNNNNNNNNNNNNNNNNNNNNNNNNNNNNNNNNNNNNNNNNNNNNNNNNNNNNNNNNNNNNNNNNNNNNNNNNNNNNNNNNNNNNNNNNNNNNNNNNNNNNNNNNNNNNNNNNNNNNNNNNNNNNNNNNNNNNNNNNNNNNNNNNNNNNNNNNNNNNNNNNNNNNNNNNNNNNNNNNNNNNNNNNNNNNNNNNNNNNNNNNNNNNNNNNNNNNNNNNNNNNNNNNNNNNNNNNNNNNNNNNNNNNNNNNNNNNNNNNNNNNNNNNNNNNNNNNNNNNNNNNNNNNNNNNNNNNNNNNNNNNNNNNNNNNNNNNNNNNNNNNNNNNNNNNNNNNNNNNNNNNNNNNNNNNNNNNNNNNNNNNNNNNNNNNNNNNNNNtatggtcaagtaagaagcaaccaacagtggccctttccactgcagaggctgggtatatagctgcttcttcttgttgttctcagcttttatggttaaaaacacagcttgctgattacaaattaaatgctgaaaatattcccctactgtgtgataatatgagtgccattaatatttctaaaaatccagttttgcactctaggactaagcatattgaagtgaaatttcactcaataagagaacatgtccaaaagggggatattagtattaaatttgttaaatcagaggagcaattagcagatatttttacaaaaccattagctgaggatagattctgcatgcttaggacttgtctaggaattttgagttatgattccttgtttgaaaaatgctgatgtatttgctggagctttttgtctcataaacaggcatGAGACAATTCTGGACAGGTAATGAACGTTTCCATCAAGTCAACGTGTTCTGGGCTTATTTCAAATGAACCTCAATCTGGGCCAACCTCAATATTCAGATCAAGAGTGGTCCAAATGTGTTTCATTAATCTTATATCACTTCAAGGCCCCAACATGAATGTTACAATattgtttgttatttttttataaccTGTGTTTCATAAAAGGTTTTCAATAAATGTTTTGTGGCCCAAAAGGTTTCTAGTGTATTTATTCTTGGCCCAAAAAGTGTTTCAGGttaatattgttgtttttcaaaattttaaaattaatttttaaaatcaaataaaatctttcttgaatgaggtcatgtcttttcaagtcttttcaaatggtgatgcaattgcatggttttggaaatttgcttttgggtacggttaccaacactcc harbors:
- the LOC107620492 gene encoding uncharacterized protein LOC107620492, with amino-acid sequence MAERLPPTPFELLHMVTELQQANQRMTEENQRMARQIANLNNTRIENNNDRQERTEEAEQQSGPTHVSDTAQHEEEQPEHNEEARQDNENDDQESSPGPFMAEVMNFVLPRRFTLPTTLTPYDGLGDPKKYIKNFTSIMIVNGASDKVLCRCFPSYLDGPALDWFCSLPAGSISRFRDISKPFEEHFAGSAIYLHDSDYLNTIKQGQHESLKDYMTCFTKIAISIPDLHPKVELHAIKSGSRPGKFQETIAVAKPKTMAEFREKAKGQIDIEELRQAQKTEKSHYRDDDRPRDKKKNFKPTSRYESYTQFNTKHDDIIKEILNSKLIKPPRRAGSYPDSKGTDRSKYCSFHQKHGHTTDDCVIAKDLLERLARQGHLDKYIGGHIQRRTPPLETKARPHNTTEIKTDQTTTILNNQHV